Sequence from the Fulvivirga ligni genome:
TGATTTGGGCTTCATTATTCGTTTGGCATTGGCATAACCCATCTTACCCGATAGGTCAATGATGATGTCATAAGTGGTAGCTTGAGTAAGCACATTTACTTTGGTGTAATCTATTACGCTATTAGCTCCCCATTTTTGCGCATACTCCAATCCTTTGGTACTGGTAACGGCTGTGATATGAGCATCTTTCTGCTTTAGAAGCTGTAGTAAAAACATCCCAAAACCACCTGTTGCACCATTGACAAGAATTTTGGTTTGTGGGTTGATTTCACCCATTTTGTGTAAGGCTGTAACTGCAGCTATCCCTACAATAGGAATAGAAGCGGCTTCTGAAAAACTCAGCGGTGCAGGTTTTTTCCAAACTAAAGATGATGGAACAGCCACATATTCGGCTAAAGCACCTTCTTTCATGTTGTTTTTGACTACACCAAAAACTGCATCGCCTTTTTTAAAGTGAGATGTTCCCGGATCTTCAATGATCCCTGAAAAATCAACACCTATGTGTTTGGGGAATTTGGAGCCAGACATCAGTTTCATTTCACCCTTTCTGATTTTCCAATCCATGGGATTGATAGAAACGGCTTTGACCTTTACTAAAACTTGATTTGATTGGATAGAAGGCTTAATTTCTTCTACCGTTTGTAATACCTCTGTATTGCCAAACTTTTGATATGCTATTGCTTTCATGATATTTTGTTTATTATTTCAAAATGATATCACAAAGCTGCATATCAGGGCATCCGAAAAATTGTATCAAATCACTGTTATGCTTATAGGTCCGATTTTGTTGGACTCAAAGTCTGGCAGGTGAAATCATTAAAGAAGAAAACTTTTTACCATATGGTAAATGATGATAAATGGCTATTAATAAATTTGTGATAATGAATGAATTTATAGAATACATATTGCAATTCGGAGACTTGAACCGCCAGCAGCTTGACTTGATCAGCAGTAAGGCGAAAGAAGTAGAGCTGAAGAAAGATGATTATTTTTCGGAAGCTGGAAAGGTGCTGAAGCAGGTGGGGTTTATACGGGAAGGCATACTTCGGACATGTTACTATAACAACAAGGGCGAGGAAATCACTAAGATTTTCTTGGAAGAAAATCATTTGCTTTATAATCTGAAGAATGCACCTTCTACAGAATATATTCAGGCCGCCACAGATTGCAGGCTGCTCGTGTTTTCTAATAAAGATTGGCAGGAAATTTCTGATACCATTATTGCCTGGGATAGTATCATTCAAAAACTCACTAATAAAGCGCTGGTTAAAAAGCTGCAAAGGGTAAGCCCTCTTGTTTCTCAGGACGCTACTACCCGCTATCTGGAGTTTATGGAAAAATACCCTACACTGGCTAACCGTATTCCCTTATCGTACATTGCATCCTACCTGGGTATCACCCAGCAATCACTGAGCAGAATAAGGAAAAATATACGCTAAGTTGCTATTTACCATTTGGTAAACAGGTTCATATTTTCATTTGGGAGCTTTGCAGCCTAATCATTTAAATAATTAGAGATATGAACAAGACCATTTTTATCACCGGAGCATCATCAGGATTAGGAAAAGCAACTGCCAAATTATTTGCTGCACAAGGGTGGACAGTAATTGCTGCTATGAGGCAGCCAGAAAAAGAAACAGAACTATCGGAGCTGGAGAATGTGCATCTTTTGAAATTAGACCTTATTGATAGTGCGAAAATTTCTGAAATTGCCGCCAAGGCCGAAGCAATCAGTCCTGTAGACGTGGTATTGAATAATGCTGGCTATGGGTTAATGGGGCCTTTTGAAGGAACCACTGACGAACAGATAACGCAGCAGATCAATACTAACTTTCTGGGAACCATGCTAGTTACCAAAGCTTTTCTTCCTTATCTAAGAGGCAGGAAAGCAGGTGAGATTATTACCGTGACCTCTTCTACGGCTAACATTCCTTATCCATTTGTAGCGGTTTATGCGGCCACAAAAGCGGCCTTAGAAACCTGGACAGAAGGCATGAGTTATGAATTAAAAAACTTAGGTATAGCTATCAAAACCATAGTACCTGCTTATATGCAAACCAGTTTCGGAAGTAATGCGCAAGTGGCTTCTCATCCTGATTATAAGGAAATGTTTGAGCACTATATCACCGCTATGAGGGCTGACTCCTCTACCAAGCGTGATACGCCAGAAAGCATTGCTAAGGTGATTTATGGAGCCACTTTGAATAACTCTGCTCAGCTGCATTACACCGCTGGCGACCTTTCTACTGAAGAATATCAATGGCTGAAAAAGGTAGGAATAGAAGAAGTAATCGAAACAATGAATCATCACTTCTTTGAAAAAGAAATGTAAAAATCATTTTCAATAAGAAATAAACCCCAAAATAGCCTGAAAAAGCAGCTTTGGGGTTTTATATTTTATGCTCATTAGTAAATTTCTATCAAATCGCTATTAATTTTTAATGCTTTGGGAGGCATACCAAACATCTCATACATGTACTTATTGAATTGGGATTGATCGTAGAATCCAGTGGCGTAAGCAATATCGGTTAAATTTCTTTCTTTATCTGAAAGGGTTAGAAGTATTGCATGTCGTAGCCTTGTCCACAACAAATATTTGGATAGACTGCTCCCAGTCTGTTCTTTAAACAGAGCTGCTAATCTGGAAGGGGAAAGAAAAACAATCTCAGCAAATGTTTGGGGTGTGATGCCTTGGTTTGCATAGTTGGCATGAATGTATTCAATGATTTGGGAAACCCTTTCATCGTAATCCAAAGTAGGTATTTTGGATAAGAGAGCATTGATGATAGTGTATATATCAAAGGTTTCTCTTTCTAATTGAAAGAAAGAACTGGTTTCGGATGGCGAGTTGAAGACCAAGAAATCCTGATTAGACTGAAGCCTGTTTGCTAGCTCTAATCCAACAGTAGAATAAGGTTCAACATTCACCACATTTAAGGTTCCTTTTTCTGCAACACAATGGTGTTTTACCTGCGGTTTGATGATGAAACCGTGTATTTGTTCACATAGCTTGCCATTAATGGTAGAAGTAAATGGCACATCATTTGATAACACCATTTGATAGGCAGAATGATGATGAATCTCTACCGTGAGATTACGTGCCTTTAGGGCCAGCATAAAGGGAGTTGATAATTGTTTAATCATATTGAATGCCAATGTAGAGTTTACTTAGATATAAATATTCTACGACATAGGCTTGATAAGGGTGTCGTTTTGCTAGTAACGTCTGAATAATTGAAATAAACATTCCCTTATTCAATTACGGGGTCAATTTAATAAATTTAATATTAAAATAAATATAAGCGTTGTGAGACTTCCCAGTCACAAACAAATACTCATACTTACCAGTATTACGTGAGTTAATATATCAGCGTTTTGTGAGACTTTTAATGTTTGATGTAATTGATAGGCCAGGCTATGCAAAACAGCGATGGGGATATTACCACCATGCCGAGCGTTGTGGCAACAGAGGATAAATACATTATACCTATCACCAAGATAAGCTTCTGGCACTCTTTTTTGAATAAATGAGTCATTCAGACTTATATTCCAAAATATCTCCTGGTTGACATTCTAAAGCCTCACAAATAGATTCAAGGGTGGAAAAGCGAATGGCTTTTGCTTTTCCTGTTTTTAATATGGATAAGTTGGCAGGAGTAATTTTAAGAATTTCTACCAATTCCTTCGATTGCATTTTTCTCTTTGCAAGCATCACATCTAAATTAACTACAATAGGCATAATTAAATCGTAAGTTCGTTTTCTTCCTGCAGCGTTATTCCTTCTTTAAAAATGTCCGCTAAAAATAACATCAAATAACCTAAAATAAGAAAGACTATTAATTCAGTTGACAATAAGTCTATCACTCTGTTAGAAGTCTGCGCCCATAACAGTACCGAGATATCGATTATTAGGGTACCAAAGGCAAAAGCCAGAAATGATCTACCTGCCTTTTTAAAGGCTGAACCTACCTCCTTTTGAAAAATAATATTCTCTGAAATCAATTTCGTGGTATTATTTAATTGGTAAAGGCCTAGAAATATGAATCCAAATACAACGATGTATAAAATGCCAAAAACTAAATAAGCTGATATGGGCATATCTGCATCAATACCATTCAAATTTACTTTAGAGAAAAATGGCTCTTCTGGTAAACGCCATTTTTTTATCAACTGAAATGTCCATTGCAAATATTCGATTAACTTCATTACGGCGAATATAATCCCGACCAGATAAATAGCCTTAAAGGCCTTAATCCCCTTATTAGTGTTGTGTGACATATTGATTTTATTTACTTATTGTAAATATATAATAATTTATCGCAAAACAATAATTAAAAATTATTAATCAATATATTTTACCCACACCCGTGATTTTTTATAGTCACTTCTTTTATAATATTCCACTGAAACTGCTAAAACCCCACCCCCAACCTTATTGGAATAAAAACTGAACGCTGAGTAAATAAAACACCAGAATGCATGTAGAGCTTCATTTTGTGGTTCATCCTTCGTTTTAAGCCTAGATTGAGTTCCAAAATAGATGTTCCGCGTTCTTTACTCTGCCTGGACCAGCGTTGACTGTAGCCCAGGTTTGATCTCAAATAAAACTTTGTCTTTTTATAAGTAGGTGGTATAAACTCAAAAGTAGAAAAGGCTGTTATGCCGTGGATGCCGCTATTGCTGAGGTCAAAATTCAGATAGCCCAGACCTAAGCCTACAAAAGCTTTCTCGCTAGGCTGAAGACCACAGATGGCATTTAGATTCAAACCATATGATTCATCAGCCAGTCTTGAGTTATTAAATTTTTGACTATTGATGTGATTGAATAATATGTAACCTGCTTCAAATTTTCCTTCAATCTTGCTTTGAGCATAGCCAGATGAAACTATAGAAAAGAGTATGAAAATAGTGATGATAACCTTGTTTATTTTCACCCTGTAGCAAGTTAATATAAAATATTAACCAAGGTCATCACTATAATAGTCCCAAGACTCAAGAGTATTATCTTCCTAGAATTCATTAGCAAGTCGATAGTTTAAATTATAAACCTGAAATTTAAAAACTGGCTTCTTACTCAACAATACCAAACGTTAGACATTTTTAACTTAGTATATGCACAACAGGTAACGACTCTCAATAACTATATAGAAAATTCATTCCAATACAGTGTCGACATGGCACGTGTTAGAAACAGAGGACCTGTAACTATAGAGATATTCGCACGTACAGGTCCATCGCATCAGTTAGAAAAGACAAATCGACTTTTATACCACGACTTGCAGAACCTAAAGGCCGAGCTAGAACCTCGAACTAGCCATCACTTAAATGCTTGAACCAGCTTGGGGTATGCAGCCGATAAATTGCTTCCGATCTTAACCTAGTCCGAATTTGATCATCTCGCTCAGCTTTTTCTTCCTTTTTGTTTTGAAGATCAACGTTATTTCTTCATTCCTTATAACCAAAAGATAGCCCTCCGATGAGCACTGAGGAGAGTATGAATATTCCAAAACTAGAATTTAGAAACACCCAAAACTTAGAATTCTTTTTTCCTTGCTCAAGTTCTTTACGAACTTCATTTCTGAAGATCTCTTCTGCTTTGATTCTTTCTTTATCTGATTGGTTTAACATTGATTTATAATTTTGCAGGCATCCGTATAAGGACTCGAATTAGCCTATTTCATTAATGTGAGACAATCTAATAAATTTAACAATAAAGATCATATAGAATGAATAGCAGTGATAAGTGAGAATGTTCTTAATAGGTTTGAACTCACTCTGTTCTTCAAACCTATTCATATATCATAAAATAAAACTATATTTTTTAATGAACTTACAACGACCTCCTGCTCTATACTTATAGAACCTAAAGCAATATCCAAATATAGATTTTAATAATTTAAACTGACATATCTAGAAAATAAGCTCAAAAATATTATTTTAACAGATACCTTTGTGCATATGGCAAATCTTACATTTTCCGGGCACGACACCTTTCATTGTAGGCATTTTTGGCTCAAAAAGGGATACGACTTAACGGCTCAAAACAAACCATTTAATGATGACGCAGTACTCAACTTAGGTGTCGGTAGAAATATGGTTACTGCTATCCGTTACTGGCTTCGTGCTTTTGATATTTTAAATGAAAGTGATGAGCTCAATGACTTAGCCAAGAAAATATTTGATGATAAAGGCTGGGACCCATTTTTAGAAGATGAAGGAACGCTTTGGTTACTTCATTATCAGCTGGCTAAGAAGCAACACGCGTCAATCTACAACATCATATTTTCTGAATTGAGAAAATTCCGACCAGAATTTACACTCAAACACTTTTTAGATTTTATTGATCGTGAAAAAGGAGAGTTTAATCAGAATACATTAAAGAAAGATTTTCAGGTTTTCCAAAGAACCTATTTGGCAACGAAGGATGAAAAAGACCTCGAGGAAAGTCTCTCTGGACTATTAACTGAACTAGGGCTTGTAAGAGAAATAAAAAGAGAAAAGAAATCATATCTGAATATTGAAAATAAGAAAAGACCTGAACTCCCTTATCAAATCGTGCTCTTTGCCATCCTAGACAATGAAGATTATGGCAACTCTATTAGTTTCAGGAGCTTTTACAATGAAAAAAATGGCATAGGAAACATCTTCGCGCTATCTGAAGATGGACTTTTTGAAAAAATCTCTCAAATCACAGAAAATTATAAAGACATAACCTTTGTCAATGAAGCAGGGGTAAGAGAATTGCAATTTAAAAGCAATAAACCAGCGGCTATAAAAATATTGGAGGATTACTATGCTAAAAACTAAATTTTCTCCATCTGTAAACATTATTCGGGATTCTGAGAAAAACCTGAAGTACACCCCTACTCCTAACGCTCAAAAAATTGCAAAACAGGTTTTTAGTGATTTTGAACATGGAATTCACTCGTTCACATTAATTGGCTCTTATGGTACGGGAAAATCATCATTTTTATGGGCTCTCGAACAAACACTCAAAAAAAATCATGACTTTTTCAAAATAGGAACAGTATATAATCAATTCCAATTCTTGCATTGGGTAGGAGAATACCAATCATTGATTAATTACTCAGCGGACCAATTACATATTGAAAATGATTTGGCTGGAAATCAAAGAATTTTTGATGCGCTGTACCAACAATATGACAAGCTGGGTAAACATGGAATGCTCATCATTCAGATTGACGAGTTTGGTAAGTTCCTGGAGTATGCAGCCGAGCACAATCCTGATCAGGAGCTATATTTTATTCAGCAATTGGCTGAATTCGTAAATGACCCTGATAGAAACATAATTTTACTTACCACACTCCACCAAAATTTTGAATCTTATGGTTACATACTTGATGAATCTCAAAGACTCGAATGGAGAAAAGTAAAAGGCCGATTTAAAGAATTAACTTTTAATGAACCCGTTGAGCAATTAATTTATTTGGCAGCGGAACAATTTGATGGAGAAAGTGGAAATGAAAAGCTTTCCAAACAATTGGTGGAATTGATTAAGAAAAACCACCTTTTTTCTATCAATATTGAATTCATAAGTAAAGTAGCTAATAAATTATATCCATTAGACCCAATAAGTGCGATTGTCTTGACAAAAGCCTTGCAACACTACGGGCAAAACGAAAGATCATTATTTACATTTCTCCAGACATTCGAACATTCAGAGGAAAGCTATTTCCATCTCGCAGAGCTTTGCCAGTATTTACATCACAATTTCTATTGGTTTATTAATTCAAAATATAACCCAGACTTTAAGCAATGGTCAGAAATTAGGTCATCTATAGAAAGAGCGGAAGCACTATTCCCCAATAGATCAATAGAAGCAACAGCAATACTTCAAACAATTGGCTTGTTGCAAATATTCACAAGTGAGGCAGCTAACATCAATGAGGAATTGCTCAACACTTATGGAAACTCAGTTTTAGGAATTGAAGACACTGATCAAATCCTTGAAAAACTGGAGCGCAATAAAGTGGTGCGTTATTCCAAACTAAAAGATTCCTATAAACTCTTTGAAGGAACAGATTTAGACATCGAAGAAGCGTTATTGAATGCTGAAAAAAATGTAGGAGAGCAAATTGACATTGCAGCTAAACTTCGTAATCATTTTGATTTTCCAATAATTACAGCAAAATCAATTTCTTATACAAAAGGAACGCCGAGACTGTTTGAATTTGTCATTAGTGAAGAACCTATTCATCAAAAACCAATTGAACAAATTGATGGATTTATCAATCTATTATTTAGTGAATCCCTTATTTCTAAAGACATTATTGGTGAGTCAAAGAAAGAGGAAGAAGCCATCTTGTATGGTCATTTCAAGAATTATGTAGGAATAAAAAGTACGCTACTTGATATTGAGCGAACAAAGAAAGTAATTGAAGAAAATACGGAGGATCGCGTTGCAAAAAAAGAACTTGAAAGCATCCTTCAAAGTCATGAACAACTATTAAGTCATTATGTAGTCAATGCTTTATATAGTGACAAAATAGATTGGTATTTCAAAGGGGAGAAAACAATTATCAAAAGCAAATCCAGCTTTAATAGATTACTTTCCAATATATGTAAAAAGGTATATCCCTTTTGCCCTGATTTCAATAATGAATTGGTTAATAAACACAAAATATCAACATCAATACATACTGCCAGGAAGAACTATTTTGCCCAATTGGTCAATCATTGGAATGTGCCGGATTTAGGATTTGCCCAAGATAAGTTCCCACCAGAGAAAACAATATACCAAAGTTTATTAAGAGAAACTCATTTGCATATAGCCAATGGAAATTCTGCGGAATTAGTCGCTCCACATCAAAAATCCAGTTTTTTCGAGGTTTGGAATGCCTGTGAGCACTTTTTGGATGAAGCAAAAGAAGGAAGGAAAAAACTTACCGACTTAGTAGACATACTCAGCAGCAGACCCTATAAACTGAAACAAGGTTTAATTGATTTTTGGGTGCCTACTTATCTCTTTATGAAAAGAGGTGATTATGCCCTTTATGGTGATAGTGGTTATATACCCAATATCAATGACTCACTTTTATATCTGATAACCAGGAACACAAAAGAATATCAGATAAAAGCATTTGAAATTAGTGGATTAAGACTAAAGCTTTTTAATAAATACCGTGACTTTCTTCAACTTAAAAATCATGAAAGATTAAGTAATGAAGGATTTATAGAAAGTATTAAGCCATTTTTAATTTTTTACAGAGGTCTACCCGAATATACCAAGCGTACCGAACGGCTTTCATCGGAAGCCATAAAATTCAGAGATGCTCTAGTTAGTGCAGAAGATCCCGAGGCAACATTCTTTGAGCATATCCCTAAAGCACTTAAAGTAGACATAAAAAAATTAACCGATTCTGACGATTATCTCTCTGAATATGCACTCTTACTTCAGGGAAAAGTAGAGGAACTTAAAAATGCATACAAGAACCTTTTAAACAGAATAGAAATATACCTGGCTAAGGATATTTTAGGGAATGATAACATAGATTTTGAAGTCTATAAAAGACAATTACAAGAACGGTTTAAGCATTTGAAAGAACATCAACTGATCCAAGATGAAGTTATATTCTTAAACCGGATTAATTCACCTTTAGAAGACAGAGACAGTTGGATTGCTTCAATTTCTCAGGCACTTTTGAAGAAGCAATTAGAATCAATTACCGATAAGGATGAATTGCTTTTAAAAGATAGATTGCAATTCATGATCCGGTCATTGGATAATCAAGTGAAACTTGAAAAGGAAGATAACAAGGAAAATGAAGAACTTTTAAAAGTTGATATTACAGCAAAAAGACAAGGATTAAAAGAGCATACGGTTAGAATACAACAGAAGAAACTAAAAGACAAGCAAACTACGATAAATACCATAAATGATTTATTAAATGAAGATAAATCTTCGAAAATTGCTATATTAACAAAACTATTGAAGGACGAACTGGACAATGAGTAAGACAAAGCATGTAATAGGGATTTCAGGAGGAAAAGATAGTGCAGCGTTGGCTATCTATTTACATGACAAATATCCAAATATCGATTTAACTTATTATTTCTGTGACACGGGGAAAGAACTAGATGATACATACCAGCTTATTGATAATCTTGAGCTTTATTTAGGGTCAAAAATATTAAAACTGGAGAATGAAGAGGTTACTAAAAGTCCGGACGACCCATTTGATCACTTTTTCAAAGCCTACAGGGGTTACATTCCTTCAGCACAAGCCAGATGGTGTACAAAAAAATTGAAATTAGAACCCTTTGAAAAGTTTGTAGGAGATGCCCCCACTATTTCCTACGTAGGCATTCGTGGAGATGAAGATCGTGAGGGATATATTTCAACCAAACCGAATATACAATCCATTTTTCCTTTCAGAAGAAATATTTGGAGCGAGGACATTATCAACAAAGTGCTTTATAACAAGAATATCCAAATGGTGGCTGATTTATATGGCAATCATGTAAATGGCCGAACCTTAGATAAGGTACTTGAAACCGTATATGAACCTTTCGATGTTCATCCTAAAGAAAAGACGATTACCCGAAGGAATCGGATGGCCAAACTTGAGAGAATATTGGACACGGGAGTTGTTCCTTTTAATAAAGTAGTATTTGATTTTCTTAAAACCACAGCATATCCTTTAGCTCAAGAAAGTGATTTTCTCCTATTGGAAAATGAAGACATCTTAATTCGGGATGATATATTTAAAATACTAGAAGATAGTGGTGTTGGTGTGCCTGGCTACTACCAAAAGAAAGAGTACGTAGTCAATGAAGAAAAAGGTGAATATGCCCGTAGTCGATCTGGTTGTTTCTTCTGTTTCTTCCAACAAAAGATCGAGTGGGTTTGGCTCTATGAGCAACATCCTGATTTGTTTGAAAAAGCCAAAAAATACGAAAACGAAGACGAAGGCTTTACGTGGAACCAATATGAAACTTTGGAAGACCTCATAAAGCCTAGACGTATGGAACAAATTAAAGAAGAACACCTCAACCGCACCAAAAAAGAAAAATCAAAAGATTCTAAATTTTTAATTGACATCCTTGACGATACTGAAAGTGAAGGATGTGCGGCTTGTTTTATTTAGTTTATAATAGGTCTAATATGATTATGATATTCTTCATTGTTTAATTCATATATCCTCTTCATTTCATCATGTATTTCTTCTTGATTGTAGAACTTACCTAACAAAAACATGAGGAGATTTTTTTTAAGCCTATCTTCTCCTGTTATCATTTTTTCATTCCAATATAGATATTTCCAAGTATTCCCAGACAAGGAAAAGTCCACCTGTCTCAGTTTGTCTATAAATGTCTGCCTCTCATTATCATCAAATCTAGAATAAGCATAGGCAATTAATTTTTGACCAACGGGTCTTAATAATAAGCTACCTCCACTTTCCGAGTCTCTCTCAATTGATTTATTGTCTATTCTTACATCCACTCCTCCATTTACGTACCTCACTATTTCTGGAAAAACCTGAAAAAAAACATCCCAAAACTCTGCGGCTTTTTCGTAAAATTGATTAAGTTCATTATCACTCGGACGCATAGTATAAAACATATTATCCTTTCTAAATAATATTTTATTTATTGCATTAATGGTAACAAGAGTTGTCAGGGAAGTATTATCGCTACTAGGTATGTTTCCACTTTTTGATGTTGACAAGGCTCTTTGTTTTGATAAAATTGTGTGATCAGAAACAAGTCTTCTTGTAACTATTGCAGCGGCATCATCTTCATCTAAAATA
This genomic interval carries:
- a CDS encoding AraC family transcriptional regulator, whose protein sequence is MIKQLSTPFMLALKARNLTVEIHHHSAYQMVLSNDVPFTSTINGKLCEQIHGFIIKPQVKHHCVAEKGTLNVVNVEPYSTVGLELANRLQSNQDFLVFNSPSETSSFFQLERETFDIYTIINALLSKIPTLDYDERVSQIIEYIHANYANQGITPQTFAEIVFLSPSRLAALFKEQTGSSLSKYLLWTRLRHAILLTLSDKERNLTDIAYATGFYDQSQFNKYMYEMFGMPPKALKINSDLIEIY
- a CDS encoding NADP-dependent oxidoreductase — translated: MKAIAYQKFGNTEVLQTVEEIKPSIQSNQVLVKVKAVSINPMDWKIRKGEMKLMSGSKFPKHIGVDFSGIIEDPGTSHFKKGDAVFGVVKNNMKEGALAEYVAVPSSLVWKKPAPLSFSEAASIPIVGIAAVTALHKMGEINPQTKILVNGATGGFGMFLLQLLKQKDAHITAVTSTKGLEYAQKWGANSVIDYTKVNVLTQATTYDIIIDLSGKMGYANAKRIMKPKSLFLNPVPQPIDIPVSLIKNLFRGKKHVVILSSPSSKIMDLLLSAIDNGLQIEVNKVFPFEQAVEAYQYAEKGGFVSKVAIEIN
- a CDS encoding SDR family oxidoreductase — translated: MNKTIFITGASSGLGKATAKLFAAQGWTVIAAMRQPEKETELSELENVHLLKLDLIDSAKISEIAAKAEAISPVDVVLNNAGYGLMGPFEGTTDEQITQQINTNFLGTMLVTKAFLPYLRGRKAGEIITVTSSTANIPYPFVAVYAATKAALETWTEGMSYELKNLGIAIKTIVPAYMQTSFGSNAQVASHPDYKEMFEHYITAMRADSSTKRDTPESIAKVIYGATLNNSAQLHYTAGDLSTEEYQWLKKVGIEEVIETMNHHFFEKEM
- a CDS encoding Crp/Fnr family transcriptional regulator; protein product: MNEFIEYILQFGDLNRQQLDLISSKAKEVELKKDDYFSEAGKVLKQVGFIREGILRTCYYNNKGEEITKIFLEENHLLYNLKNAPSTEYIQAATDCRLLVFSNKDWQEISDTIIAWDSIIQKLTNKALVKKLQRVSPLVSQDATTRYLEFMEKYPTLANRIPLSYIASYLGITQQSLSRIRKNIR
- a CDS encoding phosphoadenosine phosphosulfate reductase family protein encodes the protein MSKTKHVIGISGGKDSAALAIYLHDKYPNIDLTYYFCDTGKELDDTYQLIDNLELYLGSKILKLENEEVTKSPDDPFDHFFKAYRGYIPSAQARWCTKKLKLEPFEKFVGDAPTISYVGIRGDEDREGYISTKPNIQSIFPFRRNIWSEDIINKVLYNKNIQMVADLYGNHVNGRTLDKVLETVYEPFDVHPKEKTITRRNRMAKLERILDTGVVPFNKVVFDFLKTTAYPLAQESDFLLLENEDILIRDDIFKILEDSGVGVPGYYQKKEYVVNEEKGEYARSRSGCFFCFFQQKIEWVWLYEQHPDLFEKAKKYENEDEGFTWNQYETLEDLIKPRRMEQIKEEHLNRTKKEKSKDSKFLIDILDDTESEGCAACFI
- a CDS encoding DUF2975 domain-containing protein, encoding MSHNTNKGIKAFKAIYLVGIIFAVMKLIEYLQWTFQLIKKWRLPEEPFFSKVNLNGIDADMPISAYLVFGILYIVVFGFIFLGLYQLNNTTKLISENIIFQKEVGSAFKKAGRSFLAFAFGTLIIDISVLLWAQTSNRVIDLLSTELIVFLILGYLMLFLADIFKEGITLQEENELTI
- a CDS encoding DUF4007 family protein, which produces MANLTFSGHDTFHCRHFWLKKGYDLTAQNKPFNDDAVLNLGVGRNMVTAIRYWLRAFDILNESDELNDLAKKIFDDKGWDPFLEDEGTLWLLHYQLAKKQHASIYNIIFSELRKFRPEFTLKHFLDFIDREKGEFNQNTLKKDFQVFQRTYLATKDEKDLEESLSGLLTELGLVREIKREKKSYLNIENKKRPELPYQIVLFAILDNEDYGNSISFRSFYNEKNGIGNIFALSEDGLFEKISQITENYKDITFVNEAGVRELQFKSNKPAAIKILEDYYAKN
- a CDS encoding helix-turn-helix domain-containing protein, translated to MPIVVNLDVMLAKRKMQSKELVEILKITPANLSILKTGKAKAIRFSTLESICEALECQPGDILEYKSE
- a CDS encoding DNA sulfur modification protein DndB; translated protein: MRNYTERLDKQDDYIRMIHLACTRGNLGLWDYYSTVMKASDIVDNHRIITVSESEELYTTNINEILQREIKKTRIRAITSYITDKDERFLGCIVVAIHRGNPKWTEISIGRNFQVEGSDIDDSSVDFLSSKFGVLSLTGTEQIFALDGQHRLLGIRKSLENDPGLGDLEIPLIFVIHKHDNLERTRRLFTVLNKYAEKPKGAELIILDEDDAAAIVTRRLVSDHTILSKQRALSTSKSGNIPSSDNTSLTTLVTINAINKILFRKDNMFYTMRPSDNELNQFYEKAAEFWDVFFQVFPEIVRYVNGGVDVRIDNKSIERDSESGGSLLLRPVGQKLIAYAYSRFDDNERQTFIDKLRQVDFSLSGNTWKYLYWNEKMITGEDRLKKNLLMFLLGKFYNQEEIHDEMKRIYELNNEEYHNHIRPIIN